The Arthrobacter sp. Marseille-P9274 DNA segment CGACGAACTGGTGGCGGAACTGGTTCCGGCCGAGGGCGAGCCCGTGATGCGCAAGCACCGGTTCTCCTCGTTCTACGGCACCGCGCTGAACGAATACATGCGCCGGGCCGGCGCCGACACCCTGGTCATTGCCGGGCTGTCCACCGCCTGCTGCCAGATCACCACCGCGATCGACGGGGCGAACCAGGACTACAAGATCATCGTCCTGGCCGACACCACCGCCGCCGTCCCGGCCGGCGATATCGAGAACACCCCGGAGGGCTACGGCCAGCACTGGGAGTTCCTGCGCAATATCCAGGCCCACCACGGCGACGTACGCACCAGCATCGAGTTCCTCGAACTCATCGGCGCCTGACCAGCAACCCCCGGCCGGCACCGCCCGGTTCACATGCAACCCTGCAACACGCAAAGGAACACCAAGGATGTCT contains these protein-coding regions:
- a CDS encoding cysteine hydrolase family protein, giving the protein MSLDFTYENIDKVIDRSHWVAPEIDPQRTMLLVLDMQKACAEPGGAMYIPSVGGAPEGKDTVQPVLNVLEACRAKGIPVVWSLWGLRGDGKDAGFADRKWGLEGQLAEFPGSWGNGGDELVAELVPAEGEPVMRKHRFSSFYGTALNEYMRRAGADTLVIAGLSTACCQITTAIDGANQDYKIIVLADTTAAVPAGDIENTPEGYGQHWEFLRNIQAHHGDVRTSIEFLELIGA